The nucleotide window AAATTCACAAAGCAGACAGAGAAATGCAAATTAACGGTATTGTTGCCGTGGGAGATATTTCAAATACAGATGACAGTTTTGAATTAAAAAAAAACAGTAACATATATTATCATACTTTTGTTGAAACTTTTACAACAAGTAATACAACTGCAACTGAAGCATTTTCAACTGCTGAAAGAAATCATTTAAAACTGAAAAATAATAATTTACAAGGTGCAATTGTACCGCATGCATCTTATTCAGTTCCTGATAAGTTAAAAAAAATGATTATTGATTATAATAAAGATCAAGCTCAAATTATTTCAATCCATAATCAAGAAACTTCGAGCGAAGATGAAATGATCAAATCTAAAAGCGGTGAACTTGCCGGAGTAATGCTAAAAAAAGGGTTTGTTCTTTCTGATTTTACTTTTGATAAGAATTCATCTTTGGAACTTAATCTTTCAGAATTAAAAAAGAGTTGTAATATACTGCTTATTCATAATACATTCAGCAATGAAAAAGATATAGATTTTGCAGAGAACTTTTCAGAAAATATTTATTGGACATTTTGCCCTTTATCTAATCAATATATTGAAAAAACTTTACCCGACTTACCTTTGTTTTATGAGAAAGGTGTTAAAACATGTATCGGAACCGACAGTTATGCCTCAAATACAAAACTGTCTGTCTTATGCGAACTGAAAGAAATCATTAAAAATTTTCCTCAAATTCCTTTTGAGAAATTAATTGAATCGGCATGCTTAAACGGAGCAAAAGCCCTAAAAATTGATGATAAATACGGAAGTATTGAAATCGGTAAAAAACCGGGCTTAAATTTAATAACTGATTTTAATTTTGAGAAAATGACTCTCAAAGTGTCAAGTAAAATTAAGGTATTAGTCTAATGTCAAGTCAAATCTAATTTGTCGCACCCAAACCCGTCTGACCGCTTATTTGGAGCGGTCGGACGGATTACGATTTTACGTCAGAATACACTTGACTTGACATTAAGCAATAATAAAGTGTTTTCCTTCAATATAATTTCTTGAAAGTAAATAATCTTTAATTTCTAATCTCATCCCGCGATTATTTACAAAACTAACAATATAAATTTGTTCTTTATCAGGGATATTTTTATAAGAAATAACTTCTTTATCGTTGATTTTCTTTTCATCTACATCAATAAAATATTTAATATTAATGCCCAAATTCTTAATATATTTCGTTCGTTTTTTTGTTCTTTTTCCTGCGCCCCAAACAACAATATTCGGAAAAAACGGATTATTCTCTTTCAGATAACGATATAAAAATGATGATTTTATTTTATAAAATGCTTCAAAAGAATAACGTTTGTCCGTACGAGTCAGTCGAGTTTCCGAATCATACCAATCAAGCAAAATTTCCGGTAACTTATGATACTTAACTCCGTTTTCAGCCCATCTTAAAAACATCTCATAATCTTCCGGAAAATCACTGTCTCTGTATAGCCCATATTTTAAAGGAATTTCTTTCTTGAACATCAATGTCGGATTTATCACTTGCAATTCCGAAAACCTATTTATTGCAATATCTTTATGTTTTAAATATTGATTTGTTTCATTAACATATGTCAACATACCGTCATTCTTAATATCTCCGATATAATTAACACAACAACTGACAACATCAAGATCAGGATTTTCTGTTAAAAAATTAAATTGAAACATTAATTTATCTTTATGCCAAACATCATCGGCATCTGCCCTTGCAATTATATCTGCATCGGAATTATTAAAGCCCTTTTCAGTTGCAAAAACAACACCTTGTTTTTTTTCGTTCAATAATTTAACTCTATTATCTTTTTTTTTAATCAGGGATGCAATTTTCAGACTCTTATCAGTAGAATTATTATTGACCAAGATTAATTCAAAATCAGTAAATGTTTGATTTAAAACAGAAGTTACACTTCTTTTCAAAGTTTTTTCTGCATTATAAAACGGCATTATTACAGATACTTTGGGTACAATATGTGAGCTTGTAAACAACAAATTTAAAATTTTTGAAACTTGTAACTTTATATTAAAAACATCAGAAAAACAGAGACCAAAAAAAAGATGCTTTTTTAAACATCTCTCTTTTTTATGAATAATTGTATATAATGTTTAAAAAAACATGTGTCTGTTATCAACAACATCAGAGGCTTCTTTCAAGGCTTCAAAAGCTTCTCTGTTTACTCTGAACATAACCCTTCTTAAGGCATTATTCAAATCATTGGAGACATCCTGTTCCTCCAAATTCTCAATACCTGTTCTTGAAGTAACTTTTATTACATATACACCGTTTTCTCCAATTATCGGCCCGTATATTTTATCTTTTTCAAGAAGGGAAGCAGTTGCAATAACGGCATATTCAATTCCGTCATCGTTAAGACGGGAAGATGAGAAACTTATATTTTTTGCATTCTTTTCAAACGTATTAATACTTTTCATTTCGTTTGCAAACATTTCACCTTTTTTATCTTTTATAACTTCGGCAGTAATTTCTTCTTTCACTTGCTCAAAGGGTGCAATGCCTTCTTCTCTTATTTCCGTAATAACAACAACATAAAAAAAGTCTCCGTCTTGGAAAGGTGATGAAACACTTCCTTTATCAACATCTTTATATATCCAATTAATAATGGTTGCGGGATTTTCAATTCCTGCAATAACTTCTGTTTCCGGTGTAATATCAGTTGCAATTCTTTTTGTTAAACCTTCTTTCTCAACTAATTCATCAAACTTTTCAATACTGTTATCTGATGTTACTGCAATGTCTCTTGCCTTAGCAAAATACTCACTAATTGTATTATTACCCGGCCTGACTTGATTGGATACTATTG belongs to Bacteroidales bacterium and includes:
- a CDS encoding amidohydrolase family protein, translating into MKRISAAFIYTGKSILKKAIIEIDDEGKIINIIDTKGKIKEQESLKYYNGVIVPGFINAHCHLELSHMKGMIKSETVKGLPGFIDEIVSKRNFPEDMHDKIHKADREMQINGIVAVGDISNTDDSFELKKNSNIYYHTFVETFTTSNTTATEAFSTAERNHLKLKNNNLQGAIVPHASYSVPDKLKKMIIDYNKDQAQIISIHNQETSSEDEMIKSKSGELAGVMLKKGFVLSDFTFDKNSSLELNLSELKKSCNILLIHNTFSNEKDIDFAENFSENIYWTFCPLSNQYIEKTLPDLPLFYEKGVKTCIGTDSYASNTKLSVLCELKEIIKNFPQIPFEKLIESACLNGAKALKIDDKYGSIEIGKKPGLNLITDFNFEKMTLKVSSKIKVLV
- a CDS encoding glycosyltransferase family 2 protein; amino-acid sequence: MFTSSHIVPKVSVIMPFYNAEKTLKRSVTSVLNQTFTDFELILVNNNSTDKSLKIASLIKKKDNRVKLLNEKKQGVVFATEKGFNNSDADIIARADADDVWHKDKLMFQFNFLTENPDLDVVSCCVNYIGDIKNDGMLTYVNETNQYLKHKDIAINRFSELQVINPTLMFKKEIPLKYGLYRDSDFPEDYEMFLRWAENGVKYHKLPEILLDWYDSETRLTRTDKRYSFEAFYKIKSSFLYRYLKENNPFFPNIVVWGAGKRTKKRTKYIKNLGINIKYFIDVDEKKINDKEVISYKNIPDKEQIYIVSFVNNRGMRLEIKDYLLSRNYIEGKHFIIA